In Oryza brachyantha chromosome 2, ObraRS2, whole genome shotgun sequence, a single window of DNA contains:
- the LOC102708866 gene encoding calcium-dependent mitochondrial ATP-magnesium/phosphate carrier protein 2-like: MSGAVATTQAVEPRPPAPAAAARGGGGGGCGAARKPARAATMEHVLLALHETEAEREARIRAMFGFFDASGRGHLDHAQIEAGLAALRLPSAAPEGKGGYARELLRACDRDRDGRVGYDDFRRYMDDKELELYRIFQAIDVEHNGCILPEELWHALLKAGIEIDDEELARFVEHVDKDNDGIITFEEWRDFLLLYPHEATIENIYQHWERVCLVDIGEQAAIPERISKHASASKYLIAGGVSGAASRTVTAPLDRLKVVMQVQTNRTTVLQAVKDIWREGSLRGFFRGNGLNVVKVAPESAIRFYAYETLKEYIMKSKGENKSDIGTSGRLMAGGLAGAVAQTAIYPIDLVKTRLQTFACGSGKIPSLGALSRDIWMQEGPRAFYRGLVPSLLGMVPYAGIDLTVYETLKEMSKTYVLKDSDPGPLVQLGCGTVSGALGATCVYPLQVIRTRLQAQRANSEAPYRGMSDVFWKTLQHEGISGFYKGIVPNLLKVVPAASITYLVYETMKKSLSLD, encoded by the exons ATGtcgggcgcggtggcgacgacccAGGCGGTGGAGCCCCGCCCACCCGCACCCGCAGCAGCGGCGaggggtgggggagggggtgggtgcggggcggcgcggaagccggcgcgggcggcgacgatggagCACGTGCTGCTGGCGCTGCACGAGAcggaggcggagagggaggcgcGGATCCGCGCCATGTTCGGCTTCTTCGACGCCTCCGGCCGGGGCCACCTCGACCACGCGCAGATCGAggccggcctcgccgcgctccgccTGCCCTCGGCGGCGCCCGAGGGCAAGGGCGGCTACGCGCGGGAGCTGCTCCGCGCCTGCGACCGCGACCGCGACGGCCGCGTCGGCTACGACGACTTCCGCAGGTACATGGACGACAAGGAGCTGGAGCTCTACCGCATCTTCCAGGCCATCGACGTCGAGCACAACGGCTGCATCCTCCCCGAGGAGCTCTGGCACGCCCTCCTCAAGGCTG GCATAGAAATTGATGACGAGGAGCTTGCAAGATTTGTTGAGCATGTGGATAAGGATAATGATGGAATTATTACTTTTGAAGAATGGAGGgactttcttttgctttacCCTCATGAGGCAACCATTGAGAACATCTATCAACACTGGGAAAGAGTTTGCCTTGTAGATATAGGCGAGCAGGCTGCTATACCAGAACGAATAAGTAAACATGCAAGCGCAAGCAAATATCTAATTGCAGGGGGTGTTTCTGGTGCAGCATCCCGTACCGTTACTGCACCTCTTGACCGTCTCAAAGTCGTCATGCAAGTACAAACAAACCGTACTACAGTCTTACAAGCAGTGAAGGATATATGGAGAGAAGGCAGTCTGCGTGGATTCTTTAGAGGAAATGGATTGAATGTGGTAAAGGTTGCTCCAGAAAGTGCAATAAGATTTTATGCCTATGAAACATTAAAAGAATACATAATGAAAAGTAAAGGAGAAAATAAGAGCGACATTGGTACTTCTGGACGTCTGATGGCTGGCGGTTTGGCTGGAGCGGTGGCACAGACAGCAATTTATCCCATAGATTTAGTAAAGACTCGACTGCAGACTTTTGCATGTGGGAGTGGTAAAATCCCTAGCCTTGGTGCACTATCTAGGGACATTTGGATGCAGGAAGGTCCTCGAGCATTTTACAGAGGCCTTGTTCCATCATTGCTTGGTATGGTTCCGTATGCTGGAATTGATCTTACCGTTTATGAAACTCTGAAAGAAATGTCCAAGACATATGTCCTCAAAGATAGCG ATCCTGGTCCTTTAGTACAACTAGGTTGCGGCACAGTCTCAGGAGCTCTAGGAGCGACATGTGTTTACCCTTTGCAAGTTATCAGAACAAG ACTGCAAGCTCAACGAGCCAATTCAGAGGCTCCATATAGAGGAATGTCTGATGTTTTCTGGAAAACATTGCAGCATGAGGGAATATCTGGATTCT
- the LOC102709337 gene encoding ethylene-responsive transcription factor WIN1-like yields MVQPKKKFRGVRQRHWGSWVSEIRHPLLKRRVWLGTFETAEEAARAYDEAAVLMSGRNAKTNFPVQRNSTGDLAIAADRDIRSNGGSRNSSAGNLSQILSAKLRKCCKAPSPSLTCLRLDPEKSHIGVWQKRAGARADSNWVMTVELNKEAESTEPAVQPTSAAAASQATMDDEERIALQMIEELLSRSSPASPSHGEGEGSFVI; encoded by the exons ATGGTACAGCCAAAGAAGAAGTTTCGCGGAGTCAGGCAGCGGCACTGGGGTTCCTGGGTCTCTGAGATCAGACACCCCCTACT CAAGAGGAGGGTGTGGCTGGGTACCTTTGAGACGGCCGAGGAAGCTGCACGAGCCTACGACGAGGCTGCTGTGTTGATGAGTGGCCGCAATGCCAAGACCAACTTCCCTGTGCAAAGGAACTCCACTGGTGATCTTGCCATAGCCGCAGACAGGGACATCCGTAGCAATGGCGGTAGCAGAAACTCCTCAGCAGGCAATCTGTCCCAGATTCTCAGTGCTAAGCTCCGGAAGTGCTGCAAGGCACCATCTCCATCCTTAACCTGCCTTCGCCTTGACCCTGAGAAGTCCCACATTGGTGTGTGGCAGAAGCGTGCAGGGGCCCGTGCTGACTCCAACTGGGTGATGACAGTAGAGCTTAACAAAGAGGCAGAATCAACTGAACCTGCAGTTCAACCcacatcagcagcagcagcttctcAGGCAACAATGGATGACGAGGAAAGGATTGCCCTGCAAATGATTGAGGAGCTGCTGAGCAGGAGCAGTCCAGCTTCACCATCAcatggagagggagagggaagcTTTGTCATCTGA